The nucleotide window CGCCGTTTAGATTCTCCCCCGGAATGCCCATCCACATGGGCAACCCGGCGCCGGTACCGAGGAAGACGGCATCATGTTCCCGGAGGAGTTCGTCTATGGTGTAGAGCCGGCCCACTACCGAGTTGAGGCGTATCTCCACCCCCAGGCTCTGCACGAATTGGACCTCGGCATCCACTACGTCCTTGGGAAGCCGGAACTCGGGGATGCCGTACATGAGCACTCCGCCCGGCCGGTGAAGGCTTTCGTATATCACCACCGAATGACCGGCGCGAGCTAGATCGGCTGCTGCTGTCAATCCAGCGGGCCCGGACCCGACGACTGCTACGCTCCTACCCGTAGGAGGGGCGATTTCCACCGACTGGACCCCGTACTGGCGCTCCCAATCGGCGACGAACCGTTCCAGCCTGCCCACGGCAATGGGTTGCCCCCTCCGCGCCAGAACGCAGGTCATTTCGCACTGCGTCTCTTGAGGGCAGACCCGGCCGCAGATGGCAGGCAGATTGTTGCGGCTCTTCAGGATCCGACTCGCCTCCGGCATGTCACCCCTGCAAAGGGCGTGAATGAACTCGGGGATGGGCACCTCGACCGGGCAGCCTTCGATGCAGCCAGGCCTTCGACACTGGAGGCACCTCTCGGCTTCCAGTTGGGCCATCTCGGCCGTATAGCCTAGGGCGACCTCCTCGAAGTTGTGGCGGCGCACGATGGGGTCCTGCTCCGGCATCTCCTGTCGGGGCAAATCACGCGGCTTCATGAGCGCCCTCCTTGCGGCTGCCGCAGGCGCACTGCTGTTCTCGGAACCGTTCCAGGGCAAGTCGCTCGCTGTCCAGGTAGAGCCGTTGCTTCTCGAGCAGCAGATCCCAGTTGACCAGGTGCCCGTCGAACTCAGGCCCATCCACGCAGGCGAAACGCGTCTCGCCCCCGATCTCGACCCGGCAGGCGCCGCACATCCCCGTTCCATCCACCATTATGCTATTCAAGCTGACGATGACGGGTGTCTCGTAACGCTTGCAGGTCAAGGCGCTGAACTTCATCATGATGGCTGGGCCGACGGCCCAGACGCGGGCGACGCGCTCGCGTTCGAGCAGCTCGGCTAGGGGCTCAGTGACCAAGGCCTTGCGCTTGTAGGAACCGTCGTCGGTGCACACCAGAGGCTCGTCGCTAAGGGCGGCCATCTTCTCCTCCCAGAAGATCAGGT belongs to Anaerolineae bacterium and includes:
- the gltA gene encoding NADPH-dependent glutamate synthase, with amino-acid sequence MKPRDLPRQEMPEQDPIVRRHNFEEVALGYTAEMAQLEAERCLQCRRPGCIEGCPVEVPIPEFIHALCRGDMPEASRILKSRNNLPAICGRVCPQETQCEMTCVLARRGQPIAVGRLERFVADWERQYGVQSVEIAPPTGRSVAVVGSGPAGLTAAADLARAGHSVVIYESLHRPGGVLMYGIPEFRLPKDVVDAEVQFVQSLGVEIRLNSVVGRLYTIDELLREHDAVFLGTGAGLPMWMGIPGENLNGVFSANEFLTRVNLMKAYLFPEYDTPVYVGRRVAVIGAGNVALDAARTALRLGADDVRIVYRRSAQEMPARAEEVHHARAEGIAFDFLATPIMIHGDEKQKVTGMRNVRMQLGEPGPDGRRVCYPLEGTEFDMEVDMVIMALGTRPNPLVFSEAAGLERSRRGTVEADPTTGRTTRERVWAGGDVTTGSATVISAMGAGKRAAADIDAYLSAVSPVWAGAEEIVR
- a CDS encoding sulfide/dihydroorotate dehydrogenase-like FAD/NAD-binding protein, with the protein product MYEIVGKEQLAPVTTLLRVSAPEVARKAQAGQFVILIAIESGERIPLTLGDWDREKGTVDLVFQQVGKTTALLATFEPGDSLYALTGPLGRPSEIQHYGTVACVGGGVGIAAVYPIARALRSAGNKVHTIMGCRSKDLIFWEEKMAALSDEPLVCTDDGSYKRKALVTEPLAELLERERVARVWAVGPAIMMKFSALTCKRYETPVIVSLNSIMVDGTGMCGACRVEIGGETRFACVDGPEFDGHLVNWDLLLEKQRLYLDSERLALERFREQQCACGSRKEGAHEAA